Proteins from a single region of Methanoculleus taiwanensis:
- the porA gene encoding pyruvate ferredoxin oxidoreductase has translation MLQITEGSHAVAEIVKLCRPQVVAAYPITPQTHIVEALADMVANCELDADYMTVESEFSALSACLGASAAGSRTYSATTSQGLALMFEVCFNVAGMRLPIVMSIVNRSLGAPLSIWNDQQDSISLRDSGWMQLYAEDNQEATDLHMIAYKVAEDHNILLPAFVCFDGFILSHTYEPVDMPSQDEVDAYLPAFSPYQRLDAKDPISMGMYATPDYYMEFRYELDRAMHRAGDAIRRAGAEFSEQFGRDYSSLVEGYRLDDADTAIVAMGSICGTVKDAIDEMRDAGRKVGLAKIRTYRPFPAADLTRALSGVSNVAVLDKNISIGGGGAVGTEVKAALAGSGITVKDYIIGLGGRDVRTKDIAGVVDLAEKGVGDMFYGLRTEVL, from the coding sequence ATGCTGCAGATCACCGAAGGCTCTCATGCCGTTGCCGAGATCGTGAAGCTCTGCCGGCCGCAGGTCGTCGCAGCCTACCCGATCACACCGCAGACGCACATCGTCGAGGCGCTCGCCGATATGGTGGCGAACTGTGAGCTTGATGCCGATTATATGACCGTGGAGAGCGAGTTCTCCGCACTCTCCGCCTGTCTCGGTGCGAGTGCCGCCGGCTCGCGCACCTACTCGGCAACCACGTCGCAGGGTCTCGCCCTGATGTTCGAGGTCTGCTTCAACGTAGCCGGAATGCGCCTCCCTATCGTGATGTCGATCGTCAACCGCTCGCTCGGGGCACCGCTCTCGATCTGGAACGACCAGCAGGACTCCATCTCGCTGCGTGACTCGGGGTGGATGCAGCTCTACGCAGAGGACAATCAGGAGGCGACCGATCTCCATATGATAGCCTATAAGGTTGCCGAAGACCACAACATCCTCCTGCCGGCATTCGTCTGTTTCGATGGATTCATCCTCTCCCACACCTACGAACCGGTCGATATGCCGTCGCAGGACGAGGTGGACGCATATCTTCCGGCGTTTTCGCCCTACCAGCGGCTTGACGCGAAAGATCCGATCAGCATGGGGATGTATGCGACACCGGATTACTATATGGAGTTCCGCTACGAACTCGACCGGGCGATGCACCGGGCGGGAGATGCCATCAGGCGGGCGGGAGCCGAGTTTTCCGAACAGTTCGGCCGTGACTACAGCTCGCTCGTCGAAGGTTACCGCCTCGACGATGCGGATACCGCAATAGTGGCCATGGGCTCGATCTGCGGCACCGTCAAGGATGCCATCGACGAGATGCGTGACGCCGGACGGAAGGTGGGTCTCGCGAAGATCCGGACATATCGGCCGTTCCCGGCGGCAGACCTCACAAGAGCGCTCTCCGGGGTCTCCAACGTCGCCGTGCTCGACAAGAACATCTCGATCGGCGGCGGCGGCGCCGTCGGCACCGAGGTGAAGGCGGCCCTGGCCGGTTCGGGTATCACGGTGAAGGATTACATCATTGGTCTCGGCGGCCGGGACGTCCGGACGAAGGATATCGCCGGGGTCGTCGATCTCGCGGAGAAGGGAGTTGGAGATATGTTCTACGGACTGCGGACGGAGGTGCTCTAA
- a CDS encoding thiamine pyrophosphate-dependent enzyme yields the protein MAEEVMGCELFEAGHRACGGCGPALAARLLLNATGENTVAVASTGCMEVFSTPYPETAWKIPWIHSLFENAAAVASGIEASLKKQGRSEKVICICGDGATFDIGVLCISGAFERGHDITYICYDNEAYMNTGIQRSGATPYYASTTTSPAGSCSTGNQRPKKDMPAILAAHGAPYVATASIAYPQDFMKKVERAVNTPGPTYVQVHTPCCTGWGFEAGETLNIAKLAIESGLWVNYEMENGVVTKVRKVNRKPVDQYLSTQKRFRHLFKPKRRDDEIGQIQAIADRNAEKYGIDIKKKE from the coding sequence ATGGCGGAAGAAGTAATGGGATGCGAACTCTTTGAGGCCGGGCACCGTGCCTGCGGGGGCTGCGGCCCGGCGCTTGCAGCGAGGCTTCTCCTGAACGCCACTGGCGAGAATACGGTCGCCGTGGCATCGACCGGGTGCATGGAAGTCTTCTCGACGCCGTATCCGGAGACGGCATGGAAGATCCCCTGGATTCACTCGCTCTTTGAGAATGCTGCCGCCGTTGCATCGGGGATAGAAGCGTCGCTCAAGAAACAGGGGCGTTCCGAGAAGGTTATCTGCATCTGCGGCGACGGCGCCACCTTTGATATCGGGGTGCTCTGCATCAGCGGCGCTTTCGAGCGGGGTCATGACATCACCTACATCTGCTACGACAATGAGGCCTACATGAACACGGGCATCCAGCGGTCCGGTGCGACGCCGTACTATGCCAGCACCACGACGAGCCCCGCCGGTTCGTGTTCGACCGGCAACCAGCGGCCGAAGAAGGATATGCCCGCCATCCTCGCCGCTCACGGGGCACCGTACGTTGCCACCGCGTCCATCGCCTACCCGCAGGACTTCATGAAGAAGGTGGAACGGGCGGTCAACACCCCCGGGCCGACGTACGTCCAGGTGCACACGCCCTGCTGCACCGGGTGGGGCTTTGAGGCTGGCGAGACGCTCAACATCGCCAAACTCGCGATCGAGAGCGGTCTCTGGGTGAACTATGAGATGGAGAACGGCGTCGTCACCAAAGTCCGGAAAGTAAACCGAAAGCCCGTCGACCAGTACCTCAGCACCCAGAAGCGTTTCCGCCACCTCTTCAAACCGAAGCGGCGGGACGACGAGATAGGCCAGATTCAGGCTATTGCCGACCGAAATGCCGAGAAGTACGGCATCGATATCAAGAAGAAAGAGTAG
- a CDS encoding DUF5803 family protein — MRTSDRDRCRSAVFALCIALALIIVPAGALSAEYQVLENGTAYRATVEITGTEHGFWGQGMLGERVPLDVEDLLVTGPDGAVEIMWEDAGTITFPEGNYTATYRGAIRNNHLQAFFDEPYAVTTVIPEGLDIRNPLLGMVSPGGQIGAGENDTVTVAWPRTTYIELRFYDPGREILLNTFGTIWVVMAVVLLFPYLLARLREE; from the coding sequence ATGCGAACCTCCGATAGAGATCGATGCAGATCTGCAGTCTTTGCTCTCTGCATTGCACTTGCACTCATAATCGTCCCGGCAGGCGCCCTCTCCGCAGAGTACCAGGTACTGGAGAACGGCACCGCATACCGGGCAACGGTGGAGATCACCGGAACCGAGCATGGATTCTGGGGGCAGGGAATGCTCGGCGAGCGTGTCCCGCTCGACGTTGAGGATCTGCTGGTAACCGGCCCGGACGGTGCCGTCGAGATCATGTGGGAGGATGCCGGCACCATCACCTTCCCCGAAGGCAACTACACCGCGACTTACCGCGGGGCTATTCGGAACAACCACCTGCAGGCATTCTTCGACGAGCCGTATGCGGTCACCACCGTCATTCCGGAAGGGCTTGATATCCGAAACCCGCTTCTCGGCATGGTCAGTCCCGGCGGGCAGATCGGTGCCGGGGAGAACGATACGGTCACCGTCGCGTGGCCGCGGACAACCTATATCGAGCTGCGGTTTTACGACCCCGGGCGCGAGATCCTGCTCAACACCTTCGGCACCATCTGGGTCGTGATGGCGGTCGTGCTGCTCTTCCCCTACCTCCTCGCCCGGCTGCGGGAAGAGTGA
- the thrC gene encoding threonine synthase yields the protein MYRLVCVHCDAAYAPDQIIYTCERCGHLLAVCYDIDTLTIERDVWNRRPLSVWRYRELLPVRGEPVTLQEGGTPLYHLKRLGEEMGLAELYAKHEGMNPTGSFKDRGMTVGVSMALELGKTSVACASTGNTSASLAAYAAKGGIPAVVLLPAGKVAVGKVAQALMHGGRVISVRGNFDRALEMVHELCISHGLYLLNSVNPFRLEGQKTIGFEVIDQLHGVVPDRMVLPVGNAGNISAVHKGLQELIALGFIDRLPMMTGIQAAGSAPVVNAIEQNLPELIPEANPETVATAIRIGAPVNAEKALTAIRQTGGIAASVTDDEILMMQRDLARKEGIGVEPASAASVAGVRKLVESGIIDRDERIVCVVTGHLLKDPETVVKQCEPPIEIDADLQSLLSALHLHS from the coding sequence ATGTACCGTCTCGTCTGCGTTCACTGTGATGCAGCCTATGCACCCGATCAGATCATCTATACCTGCGAACGATGCGGCCATCTTCTGGCCGTCTGCTACGATATCGATACCCTCACCATAGAGAGAGACGTCTGGAACCGGCGCCCCCTCTCGGTATGGCGGTACCGTGAGCTTCTCCCCGTCAGGGGCGAGCCGGTCACCCTCCAGGAGGGCGGCACGCCGCTCTACCATCTCAAAAGGCTCGGAGAAGAGATGGGACTTGCCGAGCTCTATGCCAAGCACGAAGGCATGAATCCGACCGGTTCGTTCAAAGACCGCGGCATGACCGTCGGCGTCAGCATGGCGCTCGAACTCGGCAAGACAAGCGTTGCCTGCGCGAGTACCGGAAACACCTCGGCAAGCCTTGCCGCGTACGCTGCAAAAGGCGGTATCCCGGCGGTCGTGCTCCTCCCGGCCGGGAAGGTGGCGGTCGGCAAAGTCGCCCAGGCGCTGATGCACGGCGGCCGGGTCATCTCCGTCCGCGGCAACTTCGACCGCGCCCTCGAGATGGTGCACGAGCTCTGCATCTCTCACGGCCTCTACCTGTTAAACTCGGTCAACCCCTTCCGGCTCGAAGGCCAGAAGACGATCGGCTTTGAGGTGATCGACCAGCTGCACGGAGTCGTCCCCGACAGGATGGTGCTGCCGGTCGGAAACGCCGGGAATATCTCCGCAGTCCATAAAGGCCTGCAGGAACTGATAGCACTCGGGTTCATCGACCGGCTCCCCATGATGACCGGGATTCAGGCGGCAGGTTCCGCTCCGGTCGTCAATGCCATCGAGCAGAACCTCCCCGAGCTGATCCCCGAAGCGAATCCCGAGACGGTGGCGACCGCCATCAGGATCGGCGCTCCGGTCAACGCCGAAAAGGCGCTCACCGCCATCCGGCAGACCGGCGGCATCGCGGCCTCGGTGACGGACGACGAGATCCTCATGATGCAGCGTGACCTCGCACGGAAAGAGGGGATCGGCGTCGAACCGGCATCCGCAGCGTCCGTCGCCGGGGTGCGAAAACTGGTCGAGAGCGGTATCATCGACCGCGACGAACGGATCGTCTGCGTGGTCACCGGACACCTGCTGAAAGACCCGGAAACGGTGGTGAAACAATGCGAACCTCCGATAGAGATCGATGCAGATCTGCAGTCTTTGCTCTCTGCATTGCACTTGCACTCATAA